In one Pseudomonas sp. Bout1 genomic region, the following are encoded:
- a CDS encoding SDR family NAD(P)-dependent oxidoreductase yields MSLTPPRRYWLTGASSGIGAELAKALLGSGAHVAVSSRSKAPLDELAQAYPGQVLVVAGDLTNSQTVREIGEHIAAAWGSLDTVILNAGTCEYVDVRQFDSSIIEHVVRTNLLASSYCIEAALPLLRAGHTPHLVGVASAVTYLPMPRAEAYGASKAGLRYLFESLRIDLSPEGIDVTVVSPGFVDTPLTARNDFPMPLSWPADKAARHIFAKLQTRPLEIAFPALFIAAMWPLSKLPNRAKLIIGKRMLRSPPPKKDDL; encoded by the coding sequence ATGAGCCTTACACCTCCACGGCGTTATTGGTTGACCGGCGCCAGCAGTGGCATCGGTGCCGAGCTGGCCAAGGCGCTGCTCGGCAGCGGCGCCCATGTGGCCGTCAGCTCCCGCTCCAAAGCGCCGCTGGACGAGCTCGCGCAGGCGTACCCCGGGCAAGTGCTGGTGGTGGCAGGCGACCTGACCAACAGCCAGACCGTGCGCGAAATCGGCGAGCATATCGCCGCGGCCTGGGGCTCGCTGGACACCGTAATTCTTAACGCCGGCACCTGCGAATACGTGGACGTCCGGCAGTTCGATTCCTCGATCATCGAACACGTAGTACGCACCAACCTGCTGGCCAGCAGTTACTGCATCGAGGCCGCCCTGCCGCTCTTGCGCGCAGGTCATACTCCTCACCTGGTCGGCGTTGCCAGCGCCGTGACCTACCTGCCGATGCCCAGGGCAGAAGCCTATGGCGCCTCCAAGGCAGGCCTGCGTTACTTGTTCGAATCCCTGCGCATCGACCTGTCGCCCGAAGGCATTGACGTGACTGTGGTCAGCCCGGGGTTTGTCGATACGCCGCTGACCGCACGCAACGATTTCCCCATGCCCTTGAGCTGGCCGGCGGACAAGGCCGCACGGCATATTTTCGCCAAGCTGCAAACCCGCCCATTGGAAATTGCCTTCCCCGCCCTGTTCATTGCCGCGATGTGGCCGCTGTCGAAACTGCCGAACCGCGCCAAGCTGATCATCGGCAAACGCATGCTGCGTAGCCCGCCGCCGAAGAAGGACGACCTGTGA
- a CDS encoding nuclear transport factor 2 family protein produces MSDFLRRFAQAFASVDKHNLHLLDSLYSQDISFTDPLHEVHGLPALHRYFAELYDNVTQLRFDFHGFDQVAEGEGYLRWKMSFCHPRLAKGEVIRVEGCSHLLWRDKVYCHRDYFDAGALLYEHVPVLGGVVSWLKRRMG; encoded by the coding sequence ATGAGTGATTTCCTGCGCAGGTTTGCCCAAGCCTTTGCCAGTGTGGACAAACACAACCTGCACCTGCTCGACAGCCTGTACAGCCAGGACATCAGCTTCACCGACCCGCTGCACGAGGTGCACGGGTTACCGGCGCTGCACCGCTACTTCGCCGAGCTGTACGACAACGTCACCCAGTTGCGCTTCGACTTCCACGGTTTCGACCAGGTGGCAGAAGGCGAAGGTTACCTGCGCTGGAAAATGAGCTTCTGCCACCCGCGCCTGGCCAAGGGTGAGGTGATTCGCGTCGAAGGCTGTTCGCACTTGCTGTGGCGCGACAAGGTGTATTGCCACCGGGATTATTTCGACGCAGGTGCATTGCTGTACGAACACGTGCCGGTCCTCGGCGGCGTGGTCAGTTGGCTGAAAAGGAGAATGGGATGA
- the phrB gene encoding deoxyribodipyrimidine photo-lyase: MHLIWLRTDLRLHDNTALAAAAQRGPTAAVYLISPQQWLAHDDAPCKIDFWLRNLNSLSVALGELNIPLLIRHASTWDEAPQVLADLCEQLSIESVHVNDEYGIHEDQRDAAVALALEGKGITFHRYLDQLFFQPGSVLTKTGTYFQVFSQFRKVCYNRLHSALPRLVATPKSQAPLTLKSDPVPAHVDGFATPSEALRALWPAGETEARRRLDQFADAQISYYKDERDFPAKPGTSQLSAYLAAGVVSPRQCLHAALQSNQGEFESGDVGTITWINELLWREFYKHILVGYPRVSRHRAFRPETEAVAWRHSPQDLKAWQEARTGLPIIDAAMRQLLETGWMHNRLRMVVAMFLTKNLLIDWREGERFFMRHLIDGDLAANNGGWQWSSSTGTDSAPYFRIFSPLSQSEKFDGEGVFIKHWLPQLATLNKKEVHNPDAMGGLFGVADYPRPIVDLKKSRERALAAFRSLPSRQAAGGSHE, translated from the coding sequence ATGCACTTGATCTGGTTGCGCACCGACCTGCGCCTACACGACAACACCGCCCTCGCCGCCGCCGCACAGCGCGGCCCGACAGCGGCTGTCTACCTGATCAGCCCGCAGCAATGGCTGGCCCACGATGACGCGCCGTGCAAAATCGACTTCTGGCTGCGCAACCTCAATAGCCTGAGCGTGGCACTGGGCGAGTTGAACATCCCATTATTGATCCGCCATGCCTCGACCTGGGATGAGGCACCGCAGGTTCTCGCTGACCTGTGCGAGCAATTGTCGATCGAATCGGTGCACGTCAATGACGAATACGGTATCCACGAAGACCAGCGCGACGCCGCCGTGGCCCTGGCCCTCGAAGGCAAGGGCATAACGTTCCACCGTTACCTGGACCAATTGTTTTTCCAGCCCGGCAGCGTCCTGACCAAGACCGGTACGTATTTCCAGGTGTTCAGCCAGTTCCGCAAGGTCTGCTACAACCGCCTGCACAGCGCCTTGCCGCGCCTGGTCGCGACCCCCAAGTCACAAGCGCCGCTCACACTCAAAAGCGACCCGGTCCCGGCTCACGTCGACGGTTTTGCCACGCCGAGCGAAGCCTTGCGTGCCCTGTGGCCTGCCGGCGAAACCGAGGCCCGGCGCCGTCTCGACCAGTTTGCCGATGCACAAATCAGCTACTACAAGGACGAACGCGACTTCCCGGCCAAACCTGGTACCAGCCAGCTGTCAGCCTACCTCGCCGCGGGCGTGGTCTCGCCGCGCCAATGCCTGCACGCCGCGCTGCAAAGCAACCAGGGTGAATTCGAAAGCGGCGATGTGGGCACCATCACCTGGATCAACGAGCTGCTGTGGCGCGAGTTCTACAAGCATATTCTGGTGGGATACCCACGGGTCTCGCGCCATCGCGCGTTCCGCCCGGAGACCGAAGCCGTGGCCTGGCGCCACAGCCCGCAGGACCTGAAGGCCTGGCAGGAAGCACGCACCGGCCTGCCGATTATCGATGCGGCCATGCGCCAATTGCTGGAAACCGGCTGGATGCACAACCGCCTGCGCATGGTGGTGGCGATGTTCCTGACCAAAAACCTGCTGATCGACTGGCGTGAGGGCGAGCGCTTTTTCATGCGCCACCTGATCGACGGCGACCTGGCGGCCAACAACGGCGGCTGGCAGTGGAGCTCCTCCACCGGCACCGATTCGGCACCGTATTTCCGAATTTTCAGCCCCTTGAGCCAGTCGGAAAAATTCGACGGCGAAGGCGTATTCATCAAGCACTGGCTGCCGCAACTGGCGACGTTGAACAAAAAAGAAGTACACAACCCCGACGCCATGGGCGGCCTGTTTGGCGTGGCCGACTATCCTCGTCCTATTGTCGACCTGAAAAAGTCTCGCGAGCGCGCCCTCGCCGCCTTCCGCAGCCTGCCTTCACGCCAGGCAGCCGGAGGCAGCCATGAGTGA
- a CDS encoding MerR family transcriptional regulator, with protein MNLPLQEPVEDIAQALEQGWLPIREVARQTGVNAVTLRAWERRYGLIVPQRTPKGHRLFSAEHVQRIHTILTWLNRGVPVSQVKSLIDTAHTTSESPVENEWHNRRQHLLQAISELAERRVDDAFNQAMALYPPRTLCEQLLLPLLKELELRWQGQFGAQMERVFFYSWLRSKFGARMYHNNRQLNGAPLLLINHSDLPLEPHLWLTAWLASSADCPVEVFDWPLPAGELALAVEHLQPRAVLLYSSKALQVPALGKLLSGFSCPKLITGPTVCIHQAELTVLTQDIPELLLAEDPLSAHQALIQHGLI; from the coding sequence ATGAATCTTCCCCTGCAAGAACCTGTCGAAGACATTGCCCAGGCCCTGGAACAAGGCTGGCTGCCGATTCGCGAAGTGGCGCGCCAGACCGGCGTCAACGCTGTAACCCTGCGCGCCTGGGAACGGCGCTACGGCTTGATCGTGCCCCAGCGCACGCCCAAGGGGCATCGGCTGTTCAGTGCCGAGCATGTGCAACGCATCCACACCATCCTGACCTGGCTCAACCGCGGCGTACCGGTGAGCCAGGTCAAGAGCCTGATCGACACCGCCCACACCACCAGCGAATCGCCGGTGGAAAACGAATGGCACAACCGCCGCCAGCACCTGTTGCAGGCCATCAGCGAACTGGCCGAGCGCCGGGTGGATGACGCCTTCAACCAGGCCATGGCGCTGTACCCGCCGCGCACCTTGTGCGAGCAGCTTTTGCTGCCGTTGCTCAAGGAGCTTGAACTGCGCTGGCAAGGCCAGTTCGGCGCACAGATGGAGCGGGTGTTTTTCTATTCCTGGCTGCGCAGCAAGTTCGGTGCGCGGATGTACCACAACAACCGCCAGCTCAACGGCGCGCCGCTTCTGCTGATCAACCACTCCGACCTGCCACTGGAGCCGCATTTGTGGCTTACCGCCTGGCTGGCCAGCAGTGCCGATTGCCCGGTGGAGGTCTTCGACTGGCCATTGCCGGCCGGCGAACTGGCCCTGGCTGTCGAACACCTGCAACCGCGCGCGGTACTGCTGTATTCGAGCAAGGCACTCCAGGTGCCGGCGCTGGGCAAACTGTTGAGCGGCTTCAGTTGCCCAAAGCTGATAACCGGACCAACGGTATGCATCCACCAGGCCGAGCTGACCGTATTAACCCAAGACATTCCTGAATTGCTCCTGGCCGAAGACCCATTGTCGGCCCATCAGGCTCTGATCCAGCATGGACTTATTTAA